One stretch of Schlesneria sp. DSM 10557 DNA includes these proteins:
- a CDS encoding DUF6496 domain-containing protein — translation MAKKYGALAQKKVEKAVHEMKTGKLRSGKSGKKVTSRKQAIAIGLSEARKEGGKVPATKSAKKKTPSKKKAS, via the coding sequence ATGGCGAAAAAATATGGTGCTCTCGCGCAGAAGAAGGTCGAAAAAGCAGTCCACGAGATGAAGACAGGCAAGCTTCGGAGCGGGAAAAGTGGCAAGAAGGTAACGAGCCGAAAACAGGCGATTGCGATTGGATTGTCGGAAGCGAGAAAAGAGGGAGGAAAAGTTCCCGCGACGAAGTCTGCCAAGAAGAAAACGCCCAGCAAGAAAAAAGCCTCGTGA
- a CDS encoding redoxin domain-containing protein: protein MRFLLRGWVFGFVSLSVMLTGCGTASTPVADTNADDPLMASRMNEEDGALLLAVPGPDGKGADKKGKVSQAAAKAGANLVPKALGGKRPGTLPDEDHAARKVADKGSPEWLLSEIQRVRLLPLPHEDDDDNESEDFEEDEQPLTPEQEKKLAQAIEHSKGIRRERNLQVIKLAEECLQKTSKNPEQEPLFCAAVHHLLDARLQLALQGDKESIESLYEAESLFFERNPKSESASEAALTLVNLAHANALRYGTKEPRWLTEFSKRAQVYATRFPDEQPRSVPLLMAAARSCENNGQLEEARTCYGLLTSKFAQSPQGQQAEGVLRRMQLTGNELELSAPGIDGSDIDLKAYKGKMVLVVFWASNAQPFVQQLPKIQEVTAKYKKACTVVGVNLDLEESAVESFVEKTNLDWQQIFFPSKSQRGWNSPVAVYYGVNSLPTMWLVDPTGVVAETNLDASNLEAKLREVYTAFSKKK from the coding sequence ATGCGATTTCTACTTCGAGGTTGGGTTTTTGGTTTCGTCTCGCTGAGTGTAATGCTGACCGGCTGTGGTACGGCTTCGACTCCGGTTGCTGACACGAATGCGGATGATCCGCTGATGGCTTCCCGGATGAATGAGGAAGACGGAGCTTTACTGCTGGCGGTTCCCGGTCCTGACGGTAAGGGAGCTGATAAGAAAGGGAAGGTCTCGCAGGCTGCTGCCAAAGCAGGAGCCAATCTGGTTCCAAAGGCTCTGGGCGGGAAACGACCAGGTACCTTGCCCGACGAAGATCACGCAGCACGAAAAGTCGCTGATAAAGGCTCTCCCGAGTGGCTGCTGAGCGAAATTCAGCGGGTCCGCTTGTTGCCACTTCCTCACGAAGATGACGATGACAACGAATCGGAAGACTTCGAAGAAGACGAACAACCCCTGACACCCGAGCAGGAAAAGAAGCTGGCTCAGGCGATTGAGCACAGCAAGGGGATTCGCCGCGAGCGGAATCTGCAGGTCATCAAGTTGGCCGAAGAGTGTCTTCAGAAGACCAGCAAGAACCCAGAACAGGAACCGCTGTTCTGCGCCGCCGTGCATCATCTGCTCGACGCCCGCCTGCAACTCGCGCTTCAGGGGGACAAGGAAAGCATTGAATCGCTCTATGAAGCGGAAAGCCTGTTCTTCGAGCGGAATCCCAAATCGGAATCCGCGTCCGAAGCCGCACTCACGCTGGTCAATCTGGCACACGCCAACGCCCTTCGCTACGGCACGAAAGAGCCTCGCTGGCTGACCGAATTTTCCAAGCGTGCACAGGTTTACGCCACGCGGTTCCCGGACGAACAACCCCGATCTGTTCCTCTGTTGATGGCCGCCGCACGCAGCTGTGAGAACAATGGACAACTGGAAGAGGCACGCACCTGTTACGGTCTGCTCACCTCGAAATTTGCTCAATCACCGCAGGGGCAGCAGGCCGAAGGAGTCCTGCGACGGATGCAGTTGACCGGAAATGAGCTTGAGCTGAGTGCTCCTGGCATCGACGGCAGCGACATCGATCTGAAAGCCTACAAGGGAAAGATGGTTCTGGTCGTGTTCTGGGCGTCCAACGCTCAGCCGTTTGTTCAGCAGCTTCCCAAGATTCAGGAAGTGACCGCCAAGTACAAGAAGGCCTGCACCGTGGTGGGGGTCAATCTGGATCTGGAAGAAAGCGCTGTCGAATCGTTCGTCGAAAAGACGAACCTCGACTGGCAGCAGATCTTCTTCCCCAGCAAGTCACAACGAGGCTGGAATTCACCTGTTGCAGTCTATTACGGAGTGAACTCGCTCCCCACGATGTGGCTGGTTGATCCTACTGGAGTTGTCGCGGAGACGAACCTGGATGCTTCGAACCTCGAAGCCAAGTTGCGGGAAGTCTACACCGCGTTCTCGAAGAAGAAGTAA
- a CDS encoding uracil-DNA glycosylase family protein, translating into METPDIDSDELRRAVIQQLQGFRRAGLTHWSRIDPVVPVPPVAPGGSPPQSQASDVTSQPRAGTSSTVAKSPLIQATSNLAGATHGGPTLLSEVLAQPGRSAVPDVSAKKSPDSLFPIVHEPFKPLNLPLAERVAGLAALAERVKNCTRCHELASTRTQTVFGVGNPQARILFVGEAPGADEDAQGEPFVGKSGQLLNDIIKACRLRREDIYICNVLRCRPPGNRLPAPDEAANCREYLDGQIAHVNPEYIVCWGACAAQNLLRSTEAIGKLRKRFFTYGNAKVICTYHPSYLMRNPAAKKDVWDDMKMLFLDMGIDLMKK; encoded by the coding sequence ATGGAAACACCGGATATCGATTCTGACGAACTCAGGCGGGCTGTCATTCAACAGCTGCAGGGATTTCGCCGGGCGGGACTGACGCATTGGAGTCGAATCGACCCCGTCGTTCCTGTCCCCCCCGTCGCACCGGGTGGTTCTCCGCCTCAGTCTCAGGCGTCGGATGTGACTTCACAGCCTCGCGCAGGGACCAGCAGCACTGTGGCCAAATCCCCGCTGATTCAGGCGACCTCGAATTTAGCTGGCGCGACACATGGCGGGCCCACGTTGCTCTCAGAAGTACTCGCACAGCCGGGTCGCTCTGCAGTTCCTGACGTGAGTGCGAAAAAGAGTCCCGACAGCTTGTTTCCAATTGTCCACGAACCGTTTAAGCCTTTGAACCTGCCGCTCGCCGAGCGGGTCGCGGGTCTGGCGGCGCTGGCTGAACGTGTCAAAAATTGTACTCGTTGCCATGAACTGGCCAGTACCCGGACGCAAACCGTGTTCGGAGTCGGGAATCCCCAGGCCCGGATTCTGTTCGTCGGCGAAGCCCCCGGGGCAGATGAGGATGCTCAGGGTGAGCCCTTTGTCGGAAAATCAGGGCAGTTGCTGAACGATATTATTAAAGCCTGTCGGCTTCGCCGCGAAGACATTTACATCTGCAACGTACTTCGATGCCGCCCCCCAGGGAACCGACTTCCTGCCCCTGACGAAGCGGCCAACTGCCGCGAATACCTCGACGGGCAGATCGCGCATGTGAATCCCGAATACATTGTCTGCTGGGGCGCCTGTGCCGCGCAAAACCTGCTTCGCTCGACCGAAGCGATTGGAAAGCTGCGAAAGCGATTTTTCACGTACGGAAACGCGAAGGTGATCTGCACTTACCATCCTTCGTATCTGATGCGCAATCCCGCAGCCAAGAAAGATGTCTGGGACGACATGAAAATGTTGTTTCTGGATATGGGAATCGATCTCATGAAGAAGTAA
- a CDS encoding SDR family NAD(P)-dependent oxidoreductase: protein MASPLFDLTGKVALITGGSKGLGKAMARGFAEAGADVVICSRHADELEQALPEILEGTSVRGRSFVVDMTNRSEVDALAKSALEAMGKVDILINNAGSNVPQPIDAITDKDWDRIVELNLTSCMSLSRALIPQMKQRRWGRIVHISSVMGLTSKAGRSCYSATKAALIGLARAMALDLGPYGITCNCIAPGPFLTDLPASVLSPAELDEFATRTALGRWADPKELAGPALLLASDAGSYITGTTLVVDGGTLCKTF from the coding sequence ATGGCTTCTCCGCTGTTCGATTTGACTGGAAAAGTGGCGCTCATCACGGGGGGCAGTAAAGGCCTCGGCAAGGCGATGGCCCGTGGATTCGCGGAAGCGGGGGCGGACGTTGTCATCTGCAGCCGTCACGCTGATGAACTCGAACAGGCACTCCCGGAAATTCTCGAAGGAACGTCCGTCCGGGGCCGTTCCTTCGTCGTTGATATGACGAACCGGAGTGAAGTCGACGCGCTCGCGAAATCGGCGCTGGAGGCGATGGGGAAGGTCGATATCCTCATCAACAATGCGGGCTCGAACGTCCCTCAACCGATCGACGCGATCACTGACAAGGACTGGGACAGGATTGTGGAACTGAACCTGACGTCCTGCATGAGTCTCTCTCGTGCGTTGATTCCGCAGATGAAGCAGCGCAGGTGGGGCCGGATCGTTCACATTTCGTCGGTCATGGGGCTGACATCGAAAGCGGGACGCAGTTGCTACTCCGCGACAAAAGCGGCCCTGATTGGCCTTGCGCGGGCCATGGCCCTGGATCTGGGCCCATACGGCATCACGTGTAACTGTATCGCTCCTGGCCCGTTCCTGACGGACCTTCCCGCAAGCGTCCTCAGCCCTGCCGAACTGGACGAATTCGCCACCCGGACCGCTCTGGGACGCTGGGCCGATCCGAAAGAACTTGCCGGCCCCGCACTGCTGCTGGCCAGTGACGCGGGGAGCTACATCACGGGAACCACCTTAGTCGTCGACGGCGGCACCCTTTGCAAGACGTTCTGA
- a CDS encoding tetratricopeptide repeat protein, which produces MSGREKSIEGVPTRGSKKSTGAEKKKRAGWERVLVWGGILTLLVLVLIEGTSSKFYGETLKSFESRFRIPDGGRERPTVPLAEATGHIRGFPFKRELGTRPNRRIVYSWPSFFRTFKMVMNVNDKNEVVSVDSHGSIDDLPVPASNAAAEIEAKFYLKGKRVKTGENVIELAPPESPDGNQFVSYYGSLARELVRQSVLMAARCEMGLRTRDSNFGEVLLFEAGEPRFPLQVSSKIDHRNQQQGPLCVIEVSRTQPDGKHFQWTKAIPFNGADLEDFVSQLEALSRGDFIQALQDAGFSLRTRAIVDSSSSSTVASKRPSGRPKLDAISQFAELRRVSAEFAANGESDAVLEGLIEAYSNLGSLTDHYWSSMPKSFKARALLFAQRYVARRGSTPATLAFRAYARALAGRHVTALADVQAARSIEGGTAPAWLNLIEAYCAYKPDVLQKTKGDDKELSLYLLMRISQRIGSKKQATSTITRFLEVNPASFKALLLLCETYELGNYRAVTEAGFDVTWSSTYPKLQAISDLPPAALQIATTQSASQQFDPDNEYRSRIAFIDALRAAGGDLNDESEPSWSMLAEMLEETTFTQVVHTLYCEDVMLGISAEKSLERLRPLVESHRWKGFLDAFTDDKKFGAAQMSHFAREFKPGNYEHSMLLMLDVLSRTAPRDDYAQFFPKTLLNFDFVYEDLVKEIRYQSAPPTSIAQCLRSVSPHQPATAAVLIEHDWENAKLLAPEWEVTYAKCPNVMIKLAEKFETLRKMEDAVRCFKKSIDLEPTYAAYRKLADVYYWQGNLTAYQETLEDSLALPDFGLERSNTEGNLATFLMRKGDWEGAQPYAESAAGSYSSTGLLTAAHCAEGLKDWPRAEAYTRAASERYRGSEADWYIWCVRTGHGDVRAARALADQYWQSFVPPLSQAQSDSLLDRYLMDGKLTQALEIVRQFEIEPISRMDTVDLNLDPRKVLHGALIADELNEFALRDKLLKAVPQATISRGSDQLIEFANLMLRALKEPDKVQWDGTAFDEIMARATRDEVTFLYFAAGKTLWNRKQIELGRPYLEAAATSFSLGKRSCMFAAQMLRSQNLPVGHTRLSELPDDLEAVCSKLQNVGNQVLLRNYEEAERYLKEAEELRPGFSAIHNAKAHLATSRGRFSEAVQHFEEAVKLNPDSAYAHSQAAWILATCPDDAVRNGAAAVEHAEAALRLRPITNYLTHTCLAAAYAEVGRFDEAYRQETMAIDLSDYSSKNHDRLMQYNRKKPFRDQSLLAEPLHSEGAAAQE; this is translated from the coding sequence ATGAGTGGTCGTGAAAAATCGATTGAAGGTGTGCCGACGCGCGGTTCCAAAAAGTCGACTGGAGCCGAGAAAAAGAAAAGAGCGGGCTGGGAGCGGGTGCTGGTGTGGGGCGGCATCCTGACATTGCTGGTGCTGGTCCTCATCGAAGGGACTTCGTCGAAATTTTACGGAGAGACTTTAAAGTCGTTCGAATCCCGATTTCGGATCCCGGATGGAGGCAGGGAACGACCGACCGTGCCGCTGGCGGAAGCGACTGGGCACATACGTGGTTTTCCTTTCAAGCGCGAATTGGGAACACGACCGAATCGGCGAATCGTCTACTCATGGCCCAGCTTCTTCCGAACGTTCAAGATGGTCATGAACGTTAATGACAAGAACGAGGTTGTCAGCGTCGATTCCCACGGCTCCATTGATGATTTGCCTGTCCCTGCGAGTAACGCAGCGGCAGAAATCGAAGCGAAGTTCTATCTCAAAGGGAAACGGGTTAAGACTGGTGAAAACGTCATTGAACTTGCCCCCCCTGAATCCCCGGATGGAAACCAGTTTGTCAGCTATTACGGGTCACTCGCTCGCGAACTCGTCCGCCAATCTGTGTTGATGGCGGCACGCTGTGAGATGGGACTACGGACTCGTGACTCAAACTTTGGAGAGGTCCTGCTCTTCGAAGCTGGCGAGCCCCGTTTTCCGCTTCAGGTCTCTTCGAAAATCGATCATCGGAATCAGCAGCAAGGCCCTCTTTGTGTCATTGAAGTGAGTCGTACGCAGCCTGACGGCAAGCATTTTCAGTGGACAAAGGCAATTCCGTTCAATGGGGCCGATCTGGAAGACTTTGTCAGTCAACTCGAAGCGCTCTCTCGAGGAGACTTCATTCAGGCGTTGCAGGACGCGGGATTCTCGCTTCGAACGAGAGCGATTGTCGATTCCAGTTCCAGTAGCACAGTTGCTTCGAAGCGCCCCAGCGGTCGCCCAAAGCTCGACGCCATATCGCAGTTCGCGGAACTGCGCCGCGTGAGTGCCGAGTTCGCCGCAAACGGAGAGTCTGACGCAGTTCTCGAAGGTTTGATTGAAGCCTATTCCAACCTGGGCAGTCTGACGGACCACTACTGGAGTTCGATGCCGAAGAGCTTCAAAGCTCGTGCGCTGCTGTTCGCGCAACGCTATGTTGCCCGGCGTGGATCGACACCTGCCACGCTGGCCTTTCGAGCCTATGCACGTGCCCTGGCGGGACGCCATGTGACCGCGTTGGCTGATGTCCAGGCGGCCAGATCGATCGAAGGGGGGACCGCTCCGGCGTGGCTGAATCTGATCGAAGCGTATTGCGCTTACAAACCTGATGTGCTGCAGAAAACAAAAGGGGATGACAAAGAGCTGTCACTTTATCTGCTAATGCGCATCTCTCAGCGAATCGGCAGCAAGAAGCAGGCCACGAGCACCATCACCCGATTCCTGGAAGTGAATCCCGCGTCGTTCAAGGCGCTGCTGTTGCTCTGCGAAACCTACGAGCTTGGAAACTACAGAGCGGTCACCGAAGCCGGATTTGATGTGACCTGGAGTTCGACCTATCCAAAGTTGCAGGCGATTTCGGATCTTCCTCCCGCAGCACTCCAGATTGCCACGACGCAGAGCGCAAGTCAGCAATTCGATCCAGACAATGAATACCGCTCCCGCATCGCTTTTATCGACGCGCTGCGAGCTGCTGGGGGGGATCTCAATGACGAGAGCGAGCCTTCCTGGAGCATGTTGGCTGAGATGCTGGAGGAGACGACGTTCACTCAGGTGGTTCACACTCTTTATTGTGAAGATGTGATGTTGGGGATCAGTGCCGAGAAGTCGTTAGAGAGACTGAGGCCGCTGGTTGAATCTCATCGGTGGAAAGGCTTTCTGGATGCCTTCACGGATGATAAGAAATTCGGTGCCGCGCAGATGTCCCATTTCGCCAGAGAGTTCAAACCAGGAAACTATGAGCATTCAATGCTCCTGATGCTGGACGTGCTCAGTCGAACGGCGCCGAGAGACGACTACGCACAATTCTTCCCCAAGACTCTGTTGAACTTTGATTTTGTCTACGAGGACCTCGTCAAGGAAATACGCTATCAGTCCGCTCCGCCCACTTCGATTGCTCAATGTCTGAGAAGTGTCAGCCCGCACCAACCTGCTACGGCGGCGGTCTTGATTGAACACGACTGGGAAAATGCAAAGCTCCTGGCCCCTGAATGGGAGGTGACATATGCCAAGTGCCCCAATGTGATGATTAAGCTGGCCGAAAAATTTGAAACCCTCAGAAAAATGGAAGACGCGGTGAGGTGCTTCAAAAAATCGATCGACTTGGAGCCGACGTATGCCGCGTATCGGAAGTTGGCCGACGTCTATTACTGGCAGGGAAACTTGACTGCGTATCAGGAGACGTTGGAAGATTCACTGGCTTTACCTGATTTCGGACTGGAACGCTCCAATACTGAGGGGAACCTGGCCACCTTTCTGATGCGAAAAGGTGACTGGGAGGGGGCGCAACCGTACGCCGAAAGCGCCGCCGGAAGCTACTCCAGCACTGGATTGTTAACCGCGGCACACTGTGCTGAAGGGCTGAAAGACTGGCCACGTGCCGAGGCTTACACTCGCGCCGCTTCGGAACGCTATCGCGGAAGTGAAGCAGACTGGTACATCTGGTGCGTGAGGACCGGTCATGGAGATGTCCGCGCAGCACGAGCTCTGGCCGATCAATACTGGCAATCGTTTGTTCCGCCGTTGTCGCAAGCGCAGTCGGATTCCCTCTTAGACCGTTATCTGATGGACGGGAAGCTGACACAGGCGCTGGAAATTGTTCGGCAATTTGAGATCGAACCGATAAGTCGAATGGATACGGTTGATCTGAACCTGGATCCCCGCAAGGTCTTGCACGGAGCTTTGATTGCCGATGAACTCAACGAGTTCGCACTGCGCGACAAGTTGTTGAAGGCAGTACCGCAGGCCACCATCTCGCGCGGAAGCGATCAGTTGATTGAATTTGCCAACCTGATGCTACGGGCCCTCAAAGAACCGGACAAAGTTCAGTGGGACGGGACGGCGTTCGACGAGATCATGGCTCGGGCCACTCGTGATGAGGTGACCTTCCTCTACTTCGCAGCAGGGAAAACGCTGTGGAATCGCAAACAGATCGAATTGGGACGTCCGTACCTGGAGGCGGCGGCAACGTCCTTTTCCCTGGGAAAACGCTCATGTATGTTCGCGGCTCAAATGTTGCGATCGCAGAATCTGCCGGTTGGCCACACGCGCTTGTCAGAATTGCCTGACGATCTGGAGGCGGTTTGCTCAAAGTTGCAGAATGTGGGTAATCAAGTCTTACTCCGCAACTACGAAGAGGCTGAGCGTTACTTGAAGGAGGCCGAAGAACTCCGCCCCGGCTTTAGTGCTATTCATAATGCTAAGGCACACTTGGCGACGTCACGTGGCCGCTTCTCTGAGGCCGTACAGCACTTTGAAGAGGCTGTGAAACTCAATCCTGACAGCGCCTATGCCCACTCGCAAGCCGCCTGGATTCTGGCTACTTGCCCTGACGACGCCGTCAGAAACGGAGCCGCTGCCGTTGAGCACGCAGAAGCGGCGTTGCGACTACGCCCAATTACGAACTATTTGACGCATACTTGCCTTGCTGCAGCTTACGCAGAGGTCGGTCGATTCGATGAGGCCTATCGGCAGGAGACGATGGCGATTGACCTTTCAGACTACTCTTCGAAAAATCACGACCGGCTGATGCAGTATAATAGAAAGAAGCCGTTCCGTGATCAAAGTCTCTTAGCGGAACCCTTGCATTCGGAAGGTGCGGCTGCGCAGGAATAA
- a CDS encoding LamG-like jellyroll fold domain-containing protein, with translation MRVTSIVIFALFLCHGLAPTLASADDKPALDKGLVGHWPLVKNAIDISGNGLDGRVNGVTWNDPAADHNAQGASFDGQKSYLEIPANTNSALGSKDFSVAAWVWTDASTDDVPGDILSQYDPASRRGFHVALKTNTGVTLNQANFRQLQFGIDNNKSSGWRDAGKPGKESLLSFGLITHRGRLFAGTCEPGEGQSGRVAMYSHGTTWIDCGSPSPSNAITAMASFGGELYVGTGKYRVAGSALSESPNQHLGGQIFRYAGGTNWVECGTLKLPGQPDRIEAVSGLVTFQGRQYAGSLYKPAGFFLRSETGDWNQIDVPDGKRVEAMAVYNGHLYASSYDNGHVYRFDGKTWSDLGEVGKPGENTQTYSFAVYHGRLYVGTWPSGRVYRFEDANDWTDIGRLGEELEVMGMLVHNGRLVAGTLPLAEIYQYNGGTEWQRITQLDTTPDVKYRRAWTMAEYQGQLFCSTLPNGRVSSCEIGKLTTWDEEFPTGWHHVAAVKTGGKLNLFVDGELKSSSTEFDAADYNLTTEQPLKIGVGPNDHFRGRLRHVRLYNRALSTAEAKALASAE, from the coding sequence ATGCGAGTAACGTCGATCGTTATTTTTGCGCTATTTCTTTGCCATGGTCTGGCGCCGACGCTGGCTTCTGCTGACGACAAACCAGCTCTCGATAAAGGTCTGGTCGGACACTGGCCACTGGTGAAAAACGCGATTGACATCTCCGGTAATGGACTCGACGGGCGAGTTAACGGCGTGACCTGGAACGATCCGGCAGCGGATCATAACGCGCAAGGCGCCTCGTTCGACGGACAGAAGTCATATCTCGAAATCCCTGCGAACACGAATTCCGCTCTCGGTAGCAAGGACTTTTCCGTTGCTGCCTGGGTCTGGACCGATGCCTCAACGGATGACGTCCCGGGAGACATCCTCAGTCAATATGACCCCGCGTCGCGTCGCGGCTTTCATGTGGCGCTGAAGACAAATACCGGCGTCACCTTGAATCAGGCCAATTTCCGTCAGCTTCAGTTTGGCATCGATAACAACAAATCGTCCGGCTGGCGCGATGCAGGAAAACCCGGTAAGGAATCACTGCTGTCATTTGGCCTGATCACCCACCGTGGTCGTCTGTTTGCGGGAACATGCGAGCCGGGGGAGGGACAATCGGGACGAGTCGCCATGTATTCGCATGGAACAACCTGGATTGATTGCGGAAGCCCCTCGCCCAGTAACGCGATCACAGCCATGGCTTCTTTTGGCGGAGAGCTTTACGTGGGCACGGGAAAGTACCGGGTCGCGGGTTCAGCACTTTCCGAATCGCCCAATCAGCATCTGGGGGGCCAGATCTTTCGCTATGCGGGAGGAACGAACTGGGTCGAATGTGGCACATTGAAGCTGCCCGGTCAGCCAGATCGCATCGAAGCCGTCTCTGGCCTGGTGACATTTCAGGGGCGACAGTATGCGGGATCGCTCTACAAACCCGCCGGTTTTTTCCTGCGATCAGAGACAGGCGACTGGAACCAGATCGACGTCCCCGACGGCAAGCGCGTCGAGGCGATGGCGGTCTACAACGGTCATCTGTATGCCTCCAGCTACGATAACGGACATGTTTACCGGTTTGATGGCAAGACCTGGTCTGATCTGGGGGAAGTCGGCAAGCCGGGCGAGAACACCCAGACATACTCATTCGCCGTTTATCATGGGCGGCTTTACGTGGGAACGTGGCCCAGCGGCCGCGTCTACCGCTTTGAAGACGCGAACGACTGGACCGATATCGGCCGTCTGGGCGAAGAGCTCGAAGTGATGGGGATGCTGGTCCACAACGGCCGTCTGGTTGCAGGAACCCTGCCGCTCGCCGAGATCTACCAATACAATGGCGGAACAGAATGGCAGCGAATTACGCAACTGGACACCACACCAGACGTCAAGTATCGCCGCGCCTGGACCATGGCCGAGTATCAGGGTCAGCTTTTCTGCAGCACCTTACCTAACGGCCGGGTCAGCTCTTGTGAAATTGGGAAGCTGACGACCTGGGACGAGGAATTTCCGACTGGCTGGCACCACGTGGCGGCCGTCAAGACAGGCGGAAAGCTGAATCTCTTCGTCGATGGTGAGCTGAAATCGAGTTCCACAGAATTTGACGCCGCCGACTACAACCTGACGACCGAGCAACCGCTGAAAATCGGGGTCGGACCGAATGACCACTTCCGCGGTCGCCTTCGTCACGTTCGACTCTATAATCGGGCGTTGTCGACGGCAGAAGCCAAAGCACTCGCCTCGGCAGAATAG
- a CDS encoding sialidase family protein, whose translation MDCKFSRRTCLRALAAGGVGILASQGAWADDVQRARVTDLRVISWKPPLYHGWPTLARRQNGELLLTFSGGRESHVCPFGRLELMRSQDNGLTWGWPQVIYDSPIDDRDAGLVETTRGSLLLTNFTSLYYAKGYEAARKIAAGQPGAWDAVKIAEWQAAHERLSAEDRQREEGTWMWRSTDGGVTWSSRYAVPCNSPHGPIALKDGRVLYAGIGLWSKDRTVGVWESNDDGVSWTLLSPFTPRKGDSLENYHELHAVELDSGKLIVHIRNHNAANAQETLQTESTDGGKSWSEPHPIGVWGLPSHLLRLRDGRLLMSYGYRRRPFGIQVRTSRDEGTTWSAPIVLTDDGTSSDLGYPSTVECDDGTLVTVWYEVLKGSDLAQLRQARWKLQETISQ comes from the coding sequence ATGGACTGCAAATTTTCGAGGCGCACATGCCTCCGGGCCCTTGCTGCAGGTGGGGTCGGTATTCTGGCGTCTCAAGGTGCCTGGGCAGACGACGTTCAGCGGGCACGGGTGACAGACCTCCGCGTCATTAGCTGGAAACCACCGCTTTACCATGGCTGGCCGACATTGGCACGACGTCAGAATGGAGAACTGCTGCTGACCTTTTCGGGGGGGCGGGAATCGCATGTCTGCCCGTTCGGCAGGCTGGAACTGATGAGGTCGCAAGACAATGGCCTCACATGGGGATGGCCGCAGGTCATCTACGACAGCCCGATTGATGACCGTGATGCGGGGCTGGTTGAGACGACCAGAGGATCACTGCTGCTGACGAATTTCACCTCGCTTTACTACGCGAAAGGCTACGAAGCGGCCAGGAAAATCGCGGCGGGACAGCCCGGTGCATGGGATGCCGTCAAGATCGCCGAATGGCAGGCCGCTCACGAACGCCTGTCTGCCGAGGATCGCCAACGGGAAGAAGGGACGTGGATGTGGCGCTCCACTGACGGAGGCGTCACCTGGTCGTCGCGTTACGCCGTTCCCTGCAACAGCCCGCATGGTCCCATTGCCCTGAAGGATGGCCGTGTGCTGTACGCCGGGATTGGGTTGTGGAGCAAGGATCGCACCGTAGGGGTTTGGGAGTCGAACGACGATGGTGTCAGTTGGACTCTGCTGTCCCCCTTCACTCCTCGCAAGGGAGACTCGCTGGAAAACTACCACGAACTACACGCCGTCGAACTCGATTCGGGCAAGCTGATCGTGCATATCCGAAACCATAACGCGGCCAACGCGCAAGAGACCCTGCAGACGGAGTCGACGGATGGTGGAAAGAGCTGGTCTGAACCGCATCCCATCGGTGTCTGGGGCCTCCCCTCGCACCTGCTGAGGTTGCGGGATGGTCGATTACTGATGAGCTATGGCTATCGACGACGTCCGTTTGGGATCCAGGTGAGAACCAGTCGTGACGAAGGGACGACGTGGAGCGCGCCGATCGTCCTGACAGACGACGGAACGAGTTCCGATCTGGGATACCCTTCCACGGTCGAATGCGACGACGGAACGCTGGTCACGGTCTGGTATGAAGTCCTGAAAGGCTCTGACCTCGCCCAGCTCAGGCAGGCCCGCTGGAAGCTCCAGGAAACAATCTCACAGTAA